A region from the Aegilops tauschii subsp. strangulata cultivar AL8/78 chromosome 5, Aet v6.0, whole genome shotgun sequence genome encodes:
- the LOC109733536 gene encoding uncharacterized protein, with protein MILHVGTNRPFTVDDFPRVSYDRGEQTYRIYANPDFLLRGPAPLSLFRAYNDPLVDKERDWFCEEYELHDESEITVNDVGINDCSNSCDRSTMVLVQFFDLKIVGYHHTQPGPAKIFGFFAARDRIKPLRNYVYKREIDNYEAVAVNRKMGTARLSLGSPARGINMTDHVLFEFKLCIRIEGQPDEGPKEELLIEGCTELSNMFRPSFVETQRLYGEKCGLDLKFAVLNSAVQAKIDVEIVYAPACGLILNLYAKTSGFGNIIRLFRGRSKAGGRFSSVVGVLIDSYLDVCVEGSSREGLCQRSPQDGCGLDQKLPCYTWTGRFDACYRGTVVEKVKFDKFTTISVKVTWSMVDEEWRIRYA; from the exons ATGATTTTGCATGTAGGGACAAACCGACCTTTTACAGTTGACGATTTTCCAAGGGTTAGTTATGACCGTGGTGAACAGACTTATAGAATCTATGCGAATCCTGATTTTCTTCTTCGTGGCCCTGCGCCACTCTCTCTTTTCCGTGCATACAATGACCCCCTTGTTGATAAAGAGAGGGATTGGTTTTGTGAAGAGTATGAACTCCATGACGAGTCTGAAA TCACTGTTAACGATGTTGGGATCAATGATTGCTCAAATAGCTGTGATCGATCTACAATGGTCTTGGTGCAGTTCTTTGATCTTAAAATCGTTGGCTATCACCATACCCAGCCTGGACCTGCCAAAATATTTGGTTTTTTCGCAGCACGGGATCGGATCAAACCCCTGCGCAACTATGTCTACAAGCGCGAGATTGATAATTATGAAGCTGTGGCTGTGAATCGGAAAATG GGTACTGCACGTTTATCACTGGGAAGCCCTGCTCGAGGTATCAATATGACAGACCATGTGTTGTTCGAATTCAAACTTTGCATACGGATTGAAGGCCAACCAGACGAGGGGCCAAAAGAGGAGCTTCTAATTGAAGGATGTACTGAGTTGAGCAATATGTTCAGACCATCATTTGTTGAAACCCAACGTCTTTATGGAGAGAAGTGTGGATTGGACCTGAAGTTTGCCGTACTGAACAGCGCAGTTCAAGCAAAGATTGATGTTGAGATAGTTTACGCTCCTGCATGTGGCCTTATTCTGAATCTGTATGCCAAGACGAGTGGCTTCGGGAATATTATCCGCCTGTTTCGTGGACGTTCAAAAGCCGGTGGTAGATTCAGTTCTGTTGTGGGGGTTTTGATAGATAGCTACCTTGATGTTTGCGTTGAAGGGTCTTCCAGAGAGGGTCTTTGTCAGAGGTCGCCTCAAGACGGTTGTGGTCTTGATCAGAAGCTGCCCTGTTATACCTGGACAGGCAGATTTGATGCATGCTATCGTGGAACAGTGGTTGAAAAGGTGAAGTTTGATAAATTCACTACGATTTCAGTGAAAGTGACTTGGAGTATGGTCGATGAAGAATGGCGCATCCGATATGCTTAG